The Fragaria vesca subsp. vesca linkage group LG2, FraVesHawaii_1.0, whole genome shotgun sequence genome includes a window with the following:
- the LOC101299162 gene encoding uncharacterized protein LOC101299162, whose product MASHRGWKICATVTGILLITILVVLVVLFLTVFKLKDPDIVASPINLESFHVIVFPVIKFNVSIGILITVKNRNYGSFKYDNSTAHISYRGKVIAEAPLEEGTIPSHKNYNITTSMDILADKLAFDANFQRDLTTVGVVNFTSHTVVHGKGSMLKIFHKKALSHTDFGQGRALARRGLWFIVFTAFWIGFFGVRFGRHGIGFSISEKSGFCDGVPHLTRLDASDRVVYGPEVSMEPWLLLSSTTALPAATLPFFLSYKSSFLSRPRQSVKTHLSISMIEPEKSNFWGNRLVLPDRDVILGDLKHVPVGPIRAAVKRRKELPFDNVIQRDKKLKLVLKIRKILVSQPDRIMSLRELGRYRRELGLQKKRRFIALLKKFPAVFEIVEEGVFSLKFKLTPEAERLYLEELQVRNEMEDLLVVKLRKLLMMSLDKRILLEKIAHLKTDLGLPLEFRDTICHRYPQYFKVVATERGPALELTHWDPELAVSAAELSEEENRARELEEKDLIIDRPLKFNRLKLPRGLNLSKGEMRRICLFRDIPYISPYSDFSGLRSGTIEKEKHACAVVHEILSLTVEKKTLVDHLTHFREEFRFSQQVRGMLIRHPDMFYVSLKGERDSVFLREAYRDSQLIDKDRLLIIKEKLRSIIAVPRYPRRGAPNREADGTEETNEAQDGTVDEGEEWSETDNFMSDEDDEFDDDDDDDDDWSDEDEDTPPDFNEDGKTLNNEESKPINQEGYSTENDERVLVPVLPDGRPRERW is encoded by the exons ATGGCTTCTCATCGAGGCTGGAAAATATGTGCTACTGTTACAGGCATTCTCTTAATCACCATCTTAGTGGTTCTAGTCGTTCTATTCCTCACAGTCTTCAAGCTCAAAGATCCTGACATTGTGGCAAGTCCGATCAACCTAGAAAGCTTTCATGTAATAGTTTTTCCGGTGATAAAATTTAATGTATCAATCGGAATTTTGATCACAGTGAAAAATCGCAACTATGGAAGCTTCAAGTATGACAATAGCACAGCTCATATCAGTTATCGTGGCAAAGTTATAGCTGAAGCTCCACTCGAAGAAGGTACGATTCCATCTCACAAGAATTACAACATCACGACTTCCATGGATATATTAGCAGACAAACTGGCATTTGATGCGAACTTTCAAAGAGACTTGACTACAGTTGGGGTAGTGAATTTTACTTCACACACTGTGGTGCATGGGAAGGGAAGCATGTTGAAGATCTTCCATAAAAAGGCCCTTAGTCATACCGATT TCGGTCAAGGCCGTGCTCTGGCACGCAGGGGGCTTTGGTTCATTGTTTTTACTGCTTTCTGGATTGGGTTCTTTGGAGTTCGATTTGGAAGACATGGAATCGGTTTCTCAATCTCAGAGAAGTCTGGTTTTTGTGATGGGGTTCCTCATCTCACAAGGCTTGATGCATCTGATCGAGTAGTGTATGGGCCGGAG GTCTCAATGGAACCATGGCTGTTGCTTTCTTCAACCACAGCTTTACCCGCCGCTACCTTACCCTTTTTCCTGTCTTACAAGTCCTCTTTTCTTTCACGACCCAGACAGTCTGTGAAAACCCATCTCTCAATCTCAATGATAGAGCCAGAAAAGTCAAATTTTTGGGGAAATAGATTGGTTTTACCTGATAGAGATGTTATTTTGGGTGATTTGAAACATGTCCCAGTTGGACCAATACGTGCTGCCGTGAAGAGAAGGAAAGAACTCCCTTTCGACAATGTGATCCAAAGGGATAAGAAGTTGAAGTTAGTTTTGAAGATTAGAAAAATTTTAGTGAGCCAACCTGATAGGATTATGTCACTTAGAGAACTAGGTAGGTATAGAAGAGAACTGGGTTTGCAGAAAAAGAGGCGATTTATTGCATTACTGAAGAAATTCCCGGCGGTGTTTGAGATTGTTGAGGAAGGTGTCTTTTCGTTGAAATTTAAATTGACGCCGGAAGCAGAAAGGCTTTACCTTGAAGAGTTGCAGGTTCGAAATGAGATGGAAGACTTGCTGGTTGTGAAGTTGAGGAAATTATTGATGATGTCATTGGATAAGCGGATTTTGTTGGAGAAGATTGCTCATTTGAAGACTGATTTAGGACTTCCTTTAGAATTTCGTGATACAATTTGTCATCGATACCCACAATACTTTAAAGTTGTTGCAACTGAGAGAGGTCCAGCATTAGAATTAACTCATTGGGATCCTGAGCTTGCTGTATCAGCTGCTGAGTTATCTGAAGAGGAAAATCGTGCTAGAGAACTGGAAGAGAAGGATTTAATTATAGATAGGCCTCTCAAGTTCAATAGACTAAAGTTACCAAGGGGTCTTAATCTTTCCAAGGGTGAGATGAGGAGAATATGTCTGTTTAGAGACATTCCTTACATTTCCCCTTACTCTGATTTCTCGGGGCTGAGGTCAGGTACAATTGAGAAAGAGAAACATGCTTGTGCAGTTGTCCATGAGATCTTGAGCCTTACTGTGGAGAAGAAAACTCTTGTAGATCACCTTACTCATTTCCGCGAGGAGTTTAGGTTCTCTCAGCAGGTCAGGGGAATGCTGATAAGGCACCCTGATATGTTTTATGTGTCGTTGAAAGGAGAAAGGGATTCAGTTTTCCTTAGGGAAGCATATCGTGATTCTCAATTGATAGACAAGGATCGTCTGCTGATTATAAAGGAGAAGCTACGATCTATTATTGCAGTTCCACGGTATCCTAGAAGGGGTGCTCCCAATAGAGAGGCAGATGGTACTGAAGAAACCAATGAGGCACAAGATGGAACTGTTGATGAGGGAGAGGAATGGTCTGAGACTGATAACTTTATGAGTGATGAAGATGATGAGTTTGATGATGATGATGATGACGATGATGATTGGAGTGATGAAGATGAAGATACACCCCCAGATTTCAATGAAGATGGGAAAACATTAAACAATGAAGAGAGCAAACCAATTAATCAAGAAGGCTATTCAACAGAGAATGATGAGAGGGTGCTAGTTCCAGTATTGCCAGATGGTCGGCCAAGAGAGCGCTGGTAA